Below is a genomic region from Henckelia pumila isolate YLH828 chromosome 3, ASM3356847v2, whole genome shotgun sequence.
aaaGTTACCCACGTTCTGTTTCTTCTGTGGTACTATTGGCCATTCTGATAAGTTTTGTGAGAAGTACTTCGACTATCCAGACAAATCTGTGGAAAAACTTTTTGGATCTTGGCTTCGTGCCCCGTCTAGGCGGCCCACAAGCACGGGAGGTGAACGCTGGTTGAGAAATGAACAATCGAGAGGAAGCAAGAGTGAACTCATGGCTATCGATCGTCCTCCGACGATGGCCACGATGTTCTCCTTGCCGTCATCATCTAATGATTATGTTATGGGCACACCAGTTGTGTCTGCTTCGTACAGTCAACAGAGTATGGGCAAAAAAGATAGTCATGGGATTGGAGAAGGTGAAGGAACAGAGATAGATTACATGGACCTACCCCACACAGAAGATGGTGACATTCTTTTCATAACAGATCCTAAACGAATAAGGGTTGAAGATATTATCGAATCGGACCACGTAACAATTGGGCCAATAATCCCAAATAATATTACTAGTGTCTCTGGTTCAAAAAACTCTCTAGAGGCGGGTTCCGCCTGGGCCAATGAGTACCATAAGTTGGAACTGTCGTGGGATGGATAGCCCACGAACAGTTCAAGAATTATTGGACTTAGTGTCCAAACACAAGCCCAGTTTTGTTTTTCTTATGGAGTTAAAAGTGTCTAAAATAAAAGTGGAGTCCGTTAAGCAGAAAATGGGTTATGAAGGCCTTTTCATGGTTCCTGGTCTTCGTAATTGGTAGCGctcagtcgtgtcgcgcccaaattacccgactccaatcagataaataaattatgtagtagtgagagtagggatcgttcccacgaggaaagtgaaatttatttgtattcttaaaaatactggaaataaataaaaggggatttggaattttaaaaactactacgcaagaattaaaattagaaagatcaataaattaacgagacttggtatcggtctactacacccttgaaattattcattcgattatcgaatccctaaaaataattaattctcattgaatattcatcattgaaaatttaattcatgtttcaccttaattttagttaattagaaaccaGCGTTTTAGATTAACTCTTAATCCATAAATCAACCtgataccagcgatctagatttaaatccacggtagcatttaaactagtaaaactgatgaatctagacaacacatactccagcagatgtatttaatctagtcaattgttgttcctacgatttaacaaattcagcagcagaaaatattaaacgcagttgcttcacaaattagattattcaaacaattacggatttgaattctaatttagcaatagattgtacgaaagaattatcaggtgatcaatctaataatcaaacacacaagcatgaaataaatcagaacaactcttgatactcaaattgaattaaaaaccaaaaaactgaatctcacaaatataataaaataaagggtttcgtcttcctaaaccaagtacaaaaactaaGAAATAGTTGAAGAAAAAACTAAATCTAAGAATTgaaaagataaaacctagccgccagagcGTTCTTCGCGTTCCAAGCCGTCCAATCTCCTCTATTTTCGAGttctagatgatatttaaagtatagagtccttcccaagaaagttttctatttaaaatataaattcccgACTTTTCGTCTCGCCCAATCGATCGGttaaagttgacggatcgagcgagcataaaactACCAACTTTCTGTCCAACTTTTATTTCTGCTCccactcgatcggttaaatgttgcggatcgagcgaacaactttttttccagcgagcagcggttttgaaaaattcatatccggagatctagccgtcggattgagctgaaatttggacagcagtttcaaaacatcttgaattgcattatgaacggtggagatctgatttgtgctttgtaaaattaaaaatgatttttggatcattgctgctctgtaattcttctcttatctcgttCTTTCCTTCCATCTTTTGCTCCTtcacttttcctatatcaaatcacatacaatgattagtaactataacatgaatttaatcaatcaaaaaatacctaatcatcacaaattaactcaatcaaatatAGGAAAATACCATTACATCAAACTCCCTcctacttaatccttgctcgccctcgagcaacacaaaacataaacacaaatgaataatgaaatcacagcctcaaagaagttttcacatacaaaacaaaattatgaataatctcgattttccataatacaccatcagtcaagcgtgaatgtgtgtgtgtgtcatgttattccagctacatGAAACTTCAAAAGAGTCAAttttaagactgttcgccgacctatgacaaatcagtgtgaGTATCCCCATCAAGAGCCCtttcctcccaacaatcttcaaacaaaaacacaactctcttgagataaaattacgcaccttcggattttgcacccggtattactttagccccaataattacccgctaacttagctataactaagacaagattagaatttcaatccccttgtctatagcccggatggagcatcaaccccatttaatccgcatacttagccttgaatttaatcttttaggattagTATTTCAATCATTtctaggcccggatggagttgtatataaattttttttctaggtgcgcccaagatcgtttatgtcaagtcaaaaagatcatcaggGTTCAACAAAACACTATCAggctccacaaacacctattgtcatgcaatggtccaacagacacaaaaatcatctaatacatcactacagttcactggtttaacatgtgtgcttaaaatattcactactcaacctacggtttctcatatccaatcaagagcaaattttcatgtaaaataattttacaaaacttcatcatcataggctagtgaatttcaTCAGTGATATTCATTGCTAACTATGAGctctaaaatttttttaaaaaatacggcTAAATGCTCTAactgactggctaagtcctctcccccatacttagaatcttacattgtccccaatgtaagcaaaaatgcaaaacaaaaataaaaaaaactaagaatgaaagaaaatactcCTCTTGGGTTGTctcccaagcagcgcttgattttcagtcttcagcttgaccctcagaagcactcctcaaagagcggctgacgcccaaagtcagtgtcatatgacaccacaaatgggtctttgttccatgtgccctcaagcttggctagatgtaaacagttaaagctcgtcacctcaacaacactccaaagTAGATGGTAAACATGGGGAGTTAACATCTCTGCGGGCTCTCGGCAGccaaaatcttttgaaactAGTACTGATGGAAAGAAAGGATCctggggatgtgtgtatgataatactatcgaggagctcaaatcgatagactcttgaactctgtcatcctcaaactcgagtggtaacaaatttccttcataacctatttcttccagaacatcttctggctgaggttcaataagaagagaagactcaagcaCCTCGAAATCTTCAGCAGGAATTaattcgcactcccaatcctggttctctgaggAGTCATTATCaaaccaaattgggttggtcactgcttgagtatcttgcttaaattcctgttctctttgttcaTGGCggattgatctcttgatattctctatgtgcttcacaaggtgacatctagaatattttagatcttctacagtttcctcagtcgatgccacaagcttgctcattaTATCCTCTAGCGGGTGTAAAACCAATTCAGAACAACTTCtctcctccttttgaagctcgaatggttggtctgtaaaatccgggtgtgtaagatcccaataccggtaatagtcaaattctgccatatcatccaacagatGCATCATACTATCATCATCTTGGGAAAATAATGAACTACCGGCTGCAAAAGCTCCttcaattacccatcttcttgtcactgcatccaaaccatcaagAAAAAATCTAAGGGGAGAacagttagaaaaatcatgaaaccTGAATATGGTTGTTAAATCTttgaatctctcccatgctgcgtagaaaggctctccgtgttgctggataaaacttgcGAATACAtgtcgatttgacatctcgaagtattacaccacaaaaattcttgcaaaaacagaaaaaagacggtgaaagaaagaaaaataataataaaaaaacaaaaaaacaaaaacacaaataaatttaacgCCTTCTctggaaacggcgccaaaatttggttgcgctcagtcgtgtcgcgcccaaattacccgactccaatcagataaataaattatgtagtaGTGAGAGTAGAGATCGTTTCCAcaaggaaagtgaaatttatttgtattcttaaaaatattggaaataaataaaaggggatttggaattttaaaaactactacgcaagaatttaaattataaagatCAACAATTAACGACACTTGGTATCGGTCTCCTACAcctttgaaattattcattcgatcatcgaatccctaaaaataattaattctcattgaatattcatcattgaaaatttaattcctgtttcaccttaattttagttaattagaaaccagcgttctagattaactcttaccccataaatcaacccgataccagcgatctagatttaaatccacggtagcattcaaactagtaaaactggtgaatctagacaacacatacaccagcagatgtatttaatctagtcaattgttgttcctacgatttaacaaattcaacagcagaaaatattaaacgcagttgcttcacaaattagattattcaaacaattatggatttgaattctaatttagcaatagattgtacgaaagaattatcaggtgatcaatctaataatcaaacacacaagcatgaaataaatcagaacaactcttgatactcaaattgaattaaacaccaaaaaactgaatctcacaaacataataaaatacagggtttcgtcttcctaaaccaagtacaaaaactaaGAAATAGTTGAAGAAGAAACTAAATCTAAGAATTgaaaagataaaacctagcctccagaGCGTTCTTCGCGTTCCAAGCCGTCCAATCTCCTCTATTTTCGAGttctagatgatatttaaagtatagagtccttcccaagaaagtttcctatttaaaatataaattcccgACTTTTCGTCTCGCCCAATCGATCGGttaaagttgacggatcgagcgagcataaaactGCCAACTTTCTGTCCAACTTTTATTTctgctcccgctcgatcggttaaatattgcggatcgagcgagcaactttttttctagcgagcagcgattttgaaaaattcatatccggagatctagccgtcggattgagctgaaatttggacagcaactttaaaacatcttaaattGCATTATGAACTGTGGAGATCAGATTTGGTgctttgtaaaattaaaaatgatttttggatcattgctgctctgtaattcttctcttatctcgctctttccttccatcttttgctccttttcttcacttttcctatatcaaatcacatacaatgattagtaaatataacatgaatttaatcaatcaaaaaacacctaatcatcacaaattaactcaatcaaatatagaaaaataccatcacatcagTAATGGATGAGGTATTGCTTTGCTTTGGAAAGAAAAATCGACGGCCACTCTCTTGGCTTATTCCTCCAATTTTATTGATGTTGTTTTGTCGATTCAAGGTTTGGCTTCTTGGAGGTTGACAGGATTTTATGGCTTTCCGGAAAGAGTAAATAGAAGACGCTCTTGGGATTTATTGTATACTCTTTCACAACGATCCTCTCTGCCATGGTGTTGTATAGGTGATTATAATGATCTTCTCTCTCAATCTGAAAAAAAAGGAAGGATTCCTCATCCTATTTCCCTTATTAATGGGTTCAGGGAAACGGTGGAAAATTGTTGCCTACTCGATCTAGGGATGAAAGGGCATGCTTTCACATGGGAAAAAAGTTCTGGATCACCAAATTTTATTGAAGAAAGACTCGATCGAGCGCTGGCCACGACTGCTTGGGTGAGGTTTTTTGGTAATGCAGAAGTTTGGAATTTGGAGGTAGTCACTTCCGATCATTCTGCTATATTCCTTAAGCCTAATGTAGATGTTCTCTCTCGTCGAAAACGTTTTTGTTTTGAGAACTCCTGGATTTTAGAGCCGGAGTGCAAAGAGGTGGTTAGAAGTGGATGATGGGAACATGAAACTGATAATATTCAACAGAAGATTGAGTTATGTGGGAAAGACTTACAAGTTTGGGGAGATACAGTGAAGCACCGTTTTAAGAAGGAGATCAATTCATGTCGGGCACATCTAACCTATCTTAAAAGAAGAAGATCTTGTAGCGTGGATGCTCAAATTGAAAATATCAAACAGAGGCTGGACTTTCTGCTTGCACAAGAAGAATTATTTTGGAAGCAGagatcaaaaatattttggctccAAGTAGGAGATACAAATTCGAAATTGTTCCATTACTATGCTTCATCATGTAAAAGGAAGAATGTGATTGTTAATCTTCAAGATGATTCGGGGCAGACCTATTCACGGGGAAGGGGCTTACATGAGCATATTTTGCAGTATTTTCAGACTCTTTTCACATCAAATGGATGCTCAGCTCACCATGTCACTGATTTGGTTTCAAGACGCATTGATGATCAGCAAAACCATGTTCTTATTCGTCCATTCGAAGAGAAATAAGTCTCTGATGCCATCCGATCCATGCATCCAGATAAATCACAGGGACCGGACGGTATGAACCCAGGGTTTTATCAACATTTTTGGGACATCACAGGTATGGATGTTTCCAATGCATGCCTTTCTTACTTAAATCACAGCTATCTGCCAGAGGGCCTTAATGATACGTCTATTGTGCTTATTCCAAAGAAGAAAAATCCAGATAATCTTTCGGACTTTaggtgtgagaccccgtttctaatcctctattatcgaataattaaacataatcgaacacaataagcctcggaaaatgaatcaaatatatatatatattttttaaaagcacTGCGCGCCCGCACCATAATCAGGCGTGCCTGCGCCGAGCCTTCGCAAAacaacggcgcgcccgcgccgccctCTTGAACTGCTGAACTCCAGGGCACAAAAGAAAAGTCTAACAAactaaactcaaaaactcaagcaaccaagg
It encodes:
- the LOC140889480 gene encoding uncharacterized protein produces the protein MDEVLLCFGKKNRRPLSWLIPPILLMLFCRFKVWLLGGDYNDLLSQSEKKGRIPHPISLINGFRETVENCCLLDLGMKGHAFTWEKSSGSPNFIEERLDRALATTAWVRFFGNAEVWNLEVVTSDHSAIFLKPNVDVLSRRKRFCFENSWILEPECKEKIELCGKDLQVWGDTVKHRFKKEINSCRAHLTYLKRRRSCSVDAQIENIKQRLDFLLAQEELFWKQRSKIFWLQVGDTNSKLFHYYASSCKRKNVIVNLQDDSGQTYSRGRGLHEHILQYFQTLFTSNGCSAHHVTDLVSRRIDDQQNHVLIRPFEEK